ACGTACCGCGGCCGGAGGCGATCACGGGGGTGGGCGCGTCGTACGCGAGGGTCCCGCCGACCTGGATGCTGCTGGACAGCGACCCTTCCTCCACCGCGACCACGCCGTGGCCGAGGGCCGGCTGTCCGGCGACGGAACCCCGGGGTTCCCAGGGGCGCGTCGCACCCCACGCGGCGGCCCCTCCGATCGCCGCGACGAGCACGAGCGGGAGGACGACACGGCGGCGCTTCCGCCGTGTGCCGCCGGACGCGAGGCCGGAGTCGGAGGAGGCGGGTTCGGCGGCGGCGGAGGAATGCCCGGCGGCGGCGGAGGGTTCGGTGTGGGTCCGGTTCATGGTGGTCACTGGCCGATCTGGTAGCCGGGCAGGGGGAGCTTGCTGCACGCCGGCTGGACCGCGTCCCACTTCGCCGCGTCGAACGAAACGCGCGGAATCTGGAGGATGGCGGTCTTCGGGTCGGGGTCGGGGAGGTCCGGGTAGCCGTTCTTCCGCGCGCACGCGACCCAGGCACGCGCCTGTTCGACGAACTTCTGCTGGTTCTTCTCGGTGGCCTGGTGGATCCCGGGGTTCTTCGCGTCGCAGACCTTGACCGCCGCCTCGTACCCGGCGACGGAGGCGTCGCCGCCCATCCCCGAGGCGGGCATGTAGATGTTGCCGTCCTTGTCCTGCTGGACGCCGTTCTGGCCCTGGCCGTGCATGCAGGTCACCCAGGCCCGGCGGACCGCGTTGTCGTCCTGCGGCGCGCCGGCGCCCGACCCGTCGTCCCCTGCGACCCTGGGAGCGGTGTCCTCCGAGGAACAGCCGCTCATCACGAGTACCGCGGCCACGGCGGCCGCCGCCATGAGGGCCCGCTCGGCTCGACTGCGCATGTTCTGCTCCCTGTTCGCTCTCGACGATGACGTACGGCAGTTCTACGGAGCGTCGGGTGAGCCACCGGTGAGCGTGCGCCTAACCGCCGGCTAACGCCCCCGGAGGGCATCCTTGAGCAGGCGGTTCGCGGACAGGACGGCGCGGGGCACGGTCGAGTGGAGTGGTACGGAATGCGGGTGCTCATCGTCGAGGACGAGGTGGAGCTGGCCACGATGCTCGCGGAGGGCCTCCGTGAGGAGGGCATGGTGTGCGAGGTCGCCCACGACGGCGCGCGCGCTCTGGAGATGACGGCCGCCGCCTCGTACGACGTCCTCGTCCTGGACCGGGACCTGCCCCACCTCAGCGGGGACGCCGTCTGCCGGGCGCTGAACACGGCCGGCTACCCGGCCAGGATCCTGATGCTCACCGCCGCCGGCGCCCTGTCCGACCTGGTCGACGGACTCGGCCAAGGCGCCGACGACTACATGGCCAAGCCGTTCTCCTACCTGGAGCTGGTCGCCCGGCTGCGCGCCCTCGGGCGCCGCGGCTCCACCGGCGGCACCGCGACCGTGCTGAGCCGGCACGGCATCAGTCTGGACACCGTCCGCCGGGTCGCGGAGCGCGACGGCCGGCCGCTGAGGCTGACGCCCAGGGAACTCGGCGTGCTGGAGCTGCTGCTCGCGGCGGACGGCGCCCCGGTCGGTACGGAGGAACTCAAGGACCGGCTGTGGGACGCGGCCCTGGCCCCGGCCACCACCGCGGTCCGGGTCACCGTTCACGCGCTGCGGCGCAAGCTGGGCGAACCCTCGCCGATCAGCCACGATCCGGGCTTCGGGTACCGGCTGTGAGCCGCCCGTACCGGCGTCGCGCGGCTCGCCGTACGCCACCGTACCGGCTGCCCCTGCGAGGCCGGCTGACCCTGATGACCACGTCGGTCTTCGTCGTCCTCGGTGCCGGACTGCTCCTGCTGAACTGGCTGAGCTCCCGCCAGCTCATCGAGGAGAACCGCTCCCTCCTCGTCCCGGCGCCCGTCACGCCCGCCATCCCGGTCACCGGCACCCCCGAGCCGGGACGCAGCCCCGCTCCCCTGCCGCCGGACAGCTCACCGGCCGCACTGACCACCCCCGCCGAAGCCTTCGACGACTTCCGGCACCGGATCCTCGACGACCTGCTCGTCCGGTCGCTGCTCCTGCTCGTCGTCTTCAGCGCCCTGGCCGCACTCCTCGCCTGGTGGGCCGGGCGCCGCTCGTTGCACCGTCTCACCCAGGTCACGGCGGCCGCCCGCCGCATCGGCGCGGGCAGCACCCTCGACGAACGGCTCGACCTGGGCGGACCGCGCGACGAGGTCCGCGAGCTCGGCGACACGTTCGACGCCATGCTCGACCGGCTCGACCGCAGCTTCACCGCCCAGCGGCACTTCACCGCTCACGCCTCGCACGAACTCCGCACGCCCCTCACCCTCCAGCGCACCGCGCTGGAGATCCCCCTGGCCCAGGGCCGTGTCCCCGCCGACCTGAAACCCGCCCTCCAGCGGGCGCTGGACGCCAACGCCCGCTCCCAGCACCTGATCGACGCGCTGCTGACCCTGGCCCGGGGCGAGAGCGCGCACGTCACACCGCACCCGGCGGACCTCGCCGACGGCGCCAGGAGCGCCGCGGAAGACCTCGCCGAGGAAGCCCGGACCGCGGACGTCCGCGTCACGGCGCACCTCGCCCCCGCACCGGTCGCGGGTGACCCCTCACTGCTCCGGCACATCGCGCTGAACCTGCTGGCCAACGCGGTCCGCCACAACCATCCGGGCGGCACCGCGACGATGGCCACGGGTGTCCACGGGGAGCTGGCGTTCGTGGAGGTCGCCAACACCGGCCCCGTCCTCGACCCCGACGAGATCCCCACGCTCTTCGAGCCGTTCGAACGCGGCCGGCGGCTCCGGGGCAGAGGCCTGGGCCTGGGCCTCGCCGTGGTCCGCGCGGCCACCCTCGCCCACCACGGCACGATCACCGCGACGCCTCGCCCGGCAGGCGGACTGACGGTGCGGGTCGAACTGCCTCGCCGAACCCACGGCGAACCCCGTGAAGGAGCAAGCCGCCACGAGCACGAGCGACCTCCGGCCAGGAGCTGACGTCCGGGCGCTACCCGGTGGGCTGGTCGCTCTGGATGCCGGGGCCGTTGTACGCGCCGCGGTGCGGCTTCGTCTGGGCGGACACGGGGTTCGCCCAGTAGTCACGGCCTCCGTTGCCGCTGATCACGGATCCGTTGCTCAGGGCCGGGGAGGTGGTACGCAGCTTGTAGCCGTCGACGGAGTGAATCGTGTCGCCGCCGGTGCCGGGGTTCACGAAGTGCGGGTCGCCGGCGATGCCGTTGGCGGTCGGCCGCGGCACACCCTGGAAGACGTTCCAGAGCCACCGGACGCCGGGGCCGGTGGGAAGCCGGGAGTCGGCGGTGCCCACCCAGATGTTGTTCTCGACGACGCTTTCGTCGGGGAGCGTGATGTCGAGCTTCCTGTCCGTGCAGTAGATGACGTTGTTGTACATGTGCAGGGCGGAACGGCCGGCGCTGACGCTGCTCATGCGGCAGTCGTTCTCGGAGATGTTGTAGCGGATGATCTGGCGGGCGCCGCCGATGGTCCCGCACCCGTCGCAGTCGAGGAAGAAGCCGCCGATGTTGTCGCGGCTGAAGTTGTACTGGATCGTGCAGGTGCCGGTGTTGCCCCAGTCACAGTCGAACGCCTGGCTGTCGGCCACGGACATCCGCGTGATGCCGTGGACGGCGTTCTTTTGGATGGTCGGGTTGTGGTCGCCGAGCACCCAGATGCCGGCGAAGTTGCCGCCGGAGAAGGGGTAGACGCCGTTGCCGACGCCGGAGGCGTTGTTGTACTGGATCATGGGTGCGTCGGCGTAGCTGGCGATGATGCCGTCGCCGCCGACGTCCTTGATGGTGTTGTGCTCGATCAGGACGCCGGAGCCCTTGACGGCCATGGCGCCGACACGGATCTTGAGGCCTCCGCCACCCGTGTTGCTGATCTGGTTGTGGTGGACGTGGATGTCGTTGAGCGTCGAGTTCGTGCCGCTCGCGCCGGTGACGATGCCCGCGGACTGGACGAAGTCCTCGGTGGTCGGGCTGTTCTTGTTCGTCTGGCCGGCCACGCGGTCGATGACGAGATGGCCGATGTCGAAACCGCGGTGCGCCGTCCCGTCGGTGGCGGAGATCCGCAGACCGGCACGACGGGCGAGCGAGGAGGCCGGGTTGGTCAGCTTGAGGTTGCTGATCCGCCAGTGGTCCTGGTTGGCGAAGGAGACGGCGTGGGCGGCGCCGGCGCCGTCGATCACGGGCAGCGCGCCGGCGCCGTAGGCGGTGAGGGTGATGGGGTCGGTGGCGGTGCCGCTGCCCTGGGGCGCGAGGGAGCCCGTGCACGTGGTGCCGGACGCGAAGGCGAGCGTGTCACCAGGGGCGTACACCTTTCCGTTGGCCTGGCCGATGCTGTTGAACGGCGACGCCTGACTGCCGTCTCCGGCCGTCGGGCTTGAGCAGTTCACGTAGGTCGTGCTTCCCGCGGCCGAGGCGGGTACGTCGGCGAGAGCGAGGGTTCCGGTGAGAGCGAGAGCGGCGCCGACGAGCCCACGGCTCGTCACCTTCCGTCCCCAACGTGCTCCGATGGTCATGACGCCACACCCTTCTGACGGTCTGCTGCCGCCAGAAGCTAGAGCCGACACGTGATCGAGTCAACGAATCTCGGTCGATTGATCGAATTTCGATCAACTCAGGGGGTGGTGGGCTCCCGCATCAGGAACGTCGCCCCTGTCACTCCGGATCGTTCCGGATGCCTTGCCCGGCCAGCCCACCACTAGCTTGCCGATTCGACGGCACTCCTCACGACAGAAAGGCTCACGATGGCACGAAGTCTCTTACGCCGTGTGCTCACCAGAACGGCCTTCGTGGCCGCTGTCTGGGGGTTGGTCATGGGGATGACCACCTCGGTCGCCTTGGCCCGACACGCATCGGTGCCGAGCCCGGACGGCGAACGTCACGGCGTCTCGCGGTACTTCAGCGGACCACAGGGGTTCGCCATTCCGACCGTGCCGTGTGACCCGGCCGGCCCGTCGGCCACCGACGGCGTCATGGCCGACCAGCTCAACCCTCAGCTGCGGGCGAAGATGGCCGGATACCTCGACGCCTACAAGGTGTCCTGCGCGCGGATGGTCACGCAGGCGGTGAAGGACCGCGGGCTCAACCCGAGAGCCGCGGCGATCGCCATCGCCACGATCATCGTCGAGAGCAGCATGAACAACTACTCCCAGGCCGTCGACTACACCAGCCTCGGGCTGTTCCAGCAGCAGGACTGGTGGGGCAGCCGGGAGGAACGGCTGAACCCGGCCTACGCCACGAACGCCTTCCTCGACGAGATGGAACGGCTCTATCCGGGCGGCTCGTGGAACAACCAGGCGATCGGCGACGTGTGCTGGAACGTGCAGCGACCGAGAGAGGACCTGCGTGGCCTGTACGCCGTCGAGGCGGGCGACGCCGTGACCATCGCCAACGCGCTGTGGTCCGGTGTGAGCGCAGGTCCCAAGCACCCGTACGGCTCGGGACGCGTGGTGTCCGGACGGTCCGCAGACGGGCGGCTCGAAGCCTTCGCCGCCGGGGCCGACGGGGTCTATCACGCGTGGCAGACCGCGGTGAACGGCAGTTGGTCGCAGTGGCGGTTCGAGGGCGGTCCGCGGAACGCGCAGCTGGCGGTGGCGTCCAACGCGGACGGCCGGCTGGAGCTGTTCGCGCTCTCGGACAGCACGTTCGACCACATGTGGCAGACCGGGCCCAGCGCGGGCTGGTCGGGCTGGGCGAACTTCGGCGGCGGGGGATACCGGCTGGCCGCGGGCAGCAACGCCGACGGCCGCATCGAGGTGTTCGCCTCCAACGCCTCCGGAGTGTTCCACCGCTGGCAGACGGCTCCCAGCGGCGCCTGGGCCGACTGGGAGGGCACCGGCGGCGGCCCGGCCAACGCGCGACTCGCCATGGAGAACGCACCCGATGGGCGGCTCGAGGTGTTCGCGCTGTCGGACTCGACGTTCGGGCACCTGTACCAGACCGCGGTCAGCGGTGGCTGGTCCGCCTGGGAGGACTTCGGCGGCGGCGGT
The sequence above is a segment of the Streptomyces sp. NBC_01255 genome. Coding sequences within it:
- a CDS encoding response regulator transcription factor, which translates into the protein MRVLIVEDEVELATMLAEGLREEGMVCEVAHDGARALEMTAAASYDVLVLDRDLPHLSGDAVCRALNTAGYPARILMLTAAGALSDLVDGLGQGADDYMAKPFSYLELVARLRALGRRGSTGGTATVLSRHGISLDTVRRVAERDGRPLRLTPRELGVLELLLAADGAPVGTEELKDRLWDAALAPATTAVRVTVHALRRKLGEPSPISHDPGFGYRL
- a CDS encoding sensor histidine kinase, with the protein product MTTSVFVVLGAGLLLLNWLSSRQLIEENRSLLVPAPVTPAIPVTGTPEPGRSPAPLPPDSSPAALTTPAEAFDDFRHRILDDLLVRSLLLLVVFSALAALLAWWAGRRSLHRLTQVTAAARRIGAGSTLDERLDLGGPRDEVRELGDTFDAMLDRLDRSFTAQRHFTAHASHELRTPLTLQRTALEIPLAQGRVPADLKPALQRALDANARSQHLIDALLTLARGESAHVTPHPADLADGARSAAEDLAEEARTADVRVTAHLAPAPVAGDPSLLRHIALNLLANAVRHNHPGGTATMATGVHGELAFVEVANTGPVLDPDEIPTLFEPFERGRRLRGRGLGLGLAVVRAATLAHHGTITATPRPAGGLTVRVELPRRTHGEPREGASRHEHERPPARS
- a CDS encoding right-handed parallel beta-helix repeat-containing protein; protein product: MTIGARWGRKVTSRGLVGAALALTGTLALADVPASAAGSTTYVNCSSPTAGDGSQASPFNSIGQANGKVYAPGDTLAFASGTTCTGSLAPQGSGTATDPITLTAYGAGALPVIDGAGAAHAVSFANQDHWRISNLKLTNPASSLARRAGLRISATDGTAHRGFDIGHLVIDRVAGQTNKNSPTTEDFVQSAGIVTGASGTNSTLNDIHVHHNQISNTGGGGLKIRVGAMAVKGSGVLIEHNTIKDVGGDGIIASYADAPMIQYNNASGVGNGVYPFSGGNFAGIWVLGDHNPTIQKNAVHGITRMSVADSQAFDCDWGNTGTCTIQYNFSRDNIGGFFLDCDGCGTIGGARQIIRYNISENDCRMSSVSAGRSALHMYNNVIYCTDRKLDITLPDESVVENNIWVGTADSRLPTGPGVRWLWNVFQGVPRPTANGIAGDPHFVNPGTGGDTIHSVDGYKLRTTSPALSNGSVISGNGGRDYWANPVSAQTKPHRGAYNGPGIQSDQPTG
- a CDS encoding peptidase M23; this translates as MARSLLRRVLTRTAFVAAVWGLVMGMTTSVALARHASVPSPDGERHGVSRYFSGPQGFAIPTVPCDPAGPSATDGVMADQLNPQLRAKMAGYLDAYKVSCARMVTQAVKDRGLNPRAAAIAIATIIVESSMNNYSQAVDYTSLGLFQQQDWWGSREERLNPAYATNAFLDEMERLYPGGSWNNQAIGDVCWNVQRPREDLRGLYAVEAGDAVTIANALWSGVSAGPKHPYGSGRVVSGRSADGRLEAFAAGADGVYHAWQTAVNGSWSQWRFEGGPRNAQLAVASNADGRLELFALSDSTFDHMWQTGPSAGWSGWANFGGGGYRLAAGSNADGRIEVFASNASGVFHRWQTAPSGAWADWEGTGGGPANARLAMENAPDGRLEVFALSDSTFGHLYQTAVSGGWSAWEDFGGGGHDVTATHNQDGRLEVFASNADGVFHRWQTGPASWSAWTGTGGIPDAELTASRSVDGRVEVFAINAGTASHTWQTAPNASYAPWETFGGGGTEIGASNNADGRIEVFGTSHAGVYHRWQTGFTTWADWGWLNDSGPAVN